One part of the Streptomyces lydicus genome encodes these proteins:
- a CDS encoding YceD family protein, with translation MFDTRELGRRPGALKRVSRSVEAPRDLGNEVIGVPEGATVELDLRLESVMDGVLVTGTARATVKGECVRCLEPLERELDSDFQEMFAYPDADARVHDKDAGDDAEDEEDTLFLEDDLFDLEPVLRDAVVLALPMQPVCQDDCPGLCSDCGARLADDPDHHHDAVDIRWAALQGLAETVKDGEKDNAPRDGGDEPQEK, from the coding sequence GTGTTCGACACACGTGAGCTGGGCCGGCGTCCCGGTGCGCTCAAGAGGGTCTCCCGCTCCGTCGAGGCCCCCCGGGATCTCGGCAACGAGGTCATCGGAGTGCCCGAGGGTGCGACGGTGGAACTCGACCTCCGCCTGGAATCGGTCATGGACGGTGTGCTTGTCACAGGTACCGCCCGTGCGACCGTCAAGGGGGAGTGCGTAAGGTGTCTGGAGCCGCTGGAGCGTGAGCTCGACAGCGACTTCCAGGAGATGTTCGCCTACCCCGACGCCGATGCCCGCGTCCACGACAAGGACGCCGGCGACGACGCCGAGGACGAGGAGGACACCCTCTTCCTCGAGGACGACCTGTTCGACCTCGAACCGGTGCTGCGCGATGCGGTGGTGCTCGCACTGCCGATGCAGCCGGTGTGCCAGGACGACTGCCCGGGCCTCTGCTCCGACTGTGGAGCGCGGCTCGCGGACGACCCGGACCACCATCACGACGCCGTCGACATCCGTTGGGCGGCACTGCAGGGACTCGCCGAGACCGTCAAGGACGGCGAGAAGGACAACGCACCCCGCGACGGCGGGGATGAACCTCAGGAGAAGTAG
- the rnc gene encoding ribonuclease III → MTGTVSSPKKAEDAHSTPRTREGEQAPADTASSHTLLEGRLGYKLESALLVRALTHRSYAYENGGLPTNERLEFLGDSVLGLVVTDTLYRIHPDLPEGQLAKLRAAVVNSRALAEVGRGLDLGAFIRLGRGEEGTGGRDKASILADTLEAVIGAVYLDQGLDAAAELVHRLFDPLIEKSSSLGAGLDWKTSLQELTATEGLGVPEYLVTETGPDHEKTFTAAARVGGVSYGTGTGRSKKEAEQQAAESAWRAIRAAADEAAKAASSGDDASPASDSSAPATGDTSSPGH, encoded by the coding sequence GTGACAGGCACTGTGTCTAGCCCCAAAAAGGCGGAAGACGCCCATTCGACTCCTCGCACGCGCGAGGGTGAACAGGCTCCGGCGGACACGGCCTCGTCTCACACGCTTCTGGAAGGGCGGCTCGGGTACAAGCTCGAGTCCGCCCTTCTGGTGCGTGCGCTGACGCACCGCTCGTACGCATACGAGAACGGCGGTCTGCCCACCAACGAGCGGCTGGAGTTCCTCGGGGACTCGGTGCTCGGCCTGGTGGTCACCGACACGCTGTACCGCATTCACCCCGACCTGCCCGAAGGCCAGCTGGCCAAGTTGCGGGCCGCGGTGGTCAACTCGCGTGCGCTTGCCGAGGTGGGCCGCGGCCTCGACCTCGGCGCCTTCATCCGCCTCGGCCGGGGCGAAGAAGGCACGGGCGGCCGGGACAAGGCGTCCATCCTTGCCGACACCCTTGAAGCAGTGATCGGCGCGGTCTATCTCGACCAGGGCCTCGACGCGGCCGCCGAGCTGGTGCACCGGCTCTTCGACCCGCTCATCGAGAAGTCCTCCAGCCTGGGCGCGGGCCTGGACTGGAAGACCAGCCTCCAGGAACTCACCGCGACCGAAGGTCTCGGCGTCCCGGAGTACCTGGTCACCGAGACCGGCCCGGACCACGAGAAGACCTTTACTGCTGCTGCCCGCGTCGGTGGTGTCTCGTACGGCACCGGCACCGGCCGCAGCAAGAAGGAAGCCGAGCAGCAGGCGGCCGAGTCGGCGTGGCGCGCGATCCGCGCCGCGGCGGACGAGGCGGCCAAGGCGGCATCCTCCGGCGACGATGCGTCGCCGGCTTCCGACAGCTCGGCTCCGGCCACCGGCGACACCTCGTCGCCGGGGCACTGA
- the rpmF gene encoding 50S ribosomal protein L32, with protein sequence MAVPKRKMSRSNTRHRRSQWKAAVPTLVACERCHEPKQQHIACPACGTYNKRQVLEV encoded by the coding sequence GTGGCTGTTCCGAAGCGGAAGATGTCGCGCAGCAACACGCGCCACCGCCGGTCGCAGTGGAAGGCTGCGGTCCCCACCCTGGTGGCGTGCGAGCGCTGCCACGAGCCCAAGCAGCAGCACATTGCGTGCCCCGCTTGCGGCACCTACAACAAGCGCCAGGTCCTCGAGGTCTGA
- a CDS encoding cell division initiation protein yields MDVQKKLDDIVATVGGARSMPMSASCVVNRAELLAMLEEVRAALPGSLAQAQELIGGREQLVEEARAEAERIIESAHAQRGSLISDTEIARQSQEEADRILTEARREAEEIRAEADDYVDSKLANFEVVLTKTIGSVDRGREKLLGRGPDHDEQGYLDEDGTRPPERSADPETLRQRADAYVDAKFGAFQAVLTKTLEAVGRGRDKLQGAQAIDELAAHMATAGDPLTGQPQADAEYLAELAGIGADRDTQAPQAPQVPPMPQTQPQQMQDHQQVQDHQQPLHPQDHQQPLQPQPQHQDYYDPAAYQQQDVYGYQPQQAAYAQHQDPYGYDWQQQAQQQGYDPNAYLQQQVPQQAQHHQAPQPGALDETSLFDTSMIDLDQLRQYEEGRQ; encoded by the coding sequence GTGGACGTGCAGAAGAAGCTCGACGACATCGTCGCGACCGTCGGCGGCGCCCGGTCCATGCCCATGTCGGCATCGTGCGTGGTCAACCGCGCCGAGCTGCTCGCCATGCTGGAGGAGGTGCGCGCGGCGCTGCCCGGCTCGCTCGCGCAGGCGCAGGAACTCATCGGCGGCCGGGAGCAGCTGGTCGAGGAGGCGCGGGCCGAGGCGGAGCGGATCATCGAGTCCGCGCACGCCCAGCGCGGTTCGCTGATCTCCGACACCGAGATCGCCCGGCAGTCCCAGGAGGAGGCGGACCGGATCCTCACGGAGGCCCGCCGGGAGGCCGAGGAGATCCGCGCCGAGGCCGACGACTACGTCGACAGCAAGCTCGCCAACTTCGAGGTCGTGCTCACCAAGACCATCGGATCCGTCGACCGCGGCCGCGAGAAGCTGCTCGGCCGCGGGCCGGACCACGACGAGCAGGGCTACCTCGACGAGGACGGCACCCGGCCCCCCGAGCGCAGCGCCGACCCGGAGACCCTCCGGCAGCGCGCCGACGCCTATGTGGACGCCAAGTTCGGGGCGTTCCAGGCGGTGCTGACCAAGACGCTGGAGGCGGTCGGCCGGGGCCGCGACAAGCTCCAGGGCGCCCAGGCGATCGACGAGCTCGCGGCCCACATGGCGACCGCGGGCGACCCGCTGACCGGCCAGCCGCAGGCCGACGCCGAGTATCTGGCCGAGCTGGCGGGCATCGGCGCCGACCGGGACACCCAGGCGCCCCAGGCGCCCCAGGTTCCCCCGATGCCGCAGACGCAGCCCCAGCAGATGCAGGACCACCAGCAGGTGCAGGACCACCAGCAGCCCCTGCACCCCCAGGACCACCAGCAGCCGCTCCAGCCCCAGCCGCAGCACCAGGACTACTACGACCCCGCCGCCTACCAGCAGCAGGACGTCTACGGCTACCAGCCCCAGCAGGCCGCCTACGCCCAGCACCAGGACCCGTACGGCTACGACTGGCAGCAGCAGGCCCAGCAGCAGGGCTACGACCCCAACGCGTATTTGCAGCAGCAGGTGCCCCAGCAGGCCCAGCACCACCAGGCGCCGCAGCCCGGCGCGCTGGACGAGACCAGCCTCTTCGACACCAGCATGATCGACCTGGATCAGCTGCGGCAGTACGAGGAGGGGCGCCAGTAG
- a CDS encoding helicase-related protein — protein MAALDEPLKKILGGTTAKVLAEHLDLHTVGDLLHHYPRRYAERGELTRLADLPLDEHVTVVAQVADARVLKFNAGRGQRLEVTLTDGSGRLQLVFFGKGIHKPHKELLPGRRAMFAGKVSVFNRKLQLAHPEYELLDRDADSGAVDAFAQQLMPIYPACQQMASWKIAKAVDAVLPSAQDAVDPLPQALREGRSLVPLTEALLKIHRPGSKADIADARARLKWDEAFVMQVALARRRLAETQLPAVARRPVDDGILDAFDAKLPFTLTEGQQKVSREIFDDLATEHPMHRLLQGEVGSGKAQPLDALVLTPRGFRPMGEMTVGTEVVVPSGELALVDGVFPQGERDVWRLVLSDGSTVECDDEHLWIVGTHDTANGLTERVLTTRALRADLVRPDGRPKWSIAPATPVDLEDGGERPRDPYELGKALGGGSGPGDRVPDAYRNAPLKDRLAVVQGLMDTGGAAAGGRAVFRAAAGPLAADLGWLVRSLGGRAQLSAVGEGACDVYVALPGGYPPFRAGSGADAAPGDGGEDFRRAVRAVEHVGRKPVQCISVAHPDHAYVTDHFTVTHNTMVALRAMLGVVDSGGQAAMLAPTEVLAQQHHRSITEMMGELAEGGMLGGAEKGTKVVLLTGSMGAAARRQALLDLVTGESGIVVGTHALIEDKVQFHDLGLVVVDEQHRFGVEQRDALRGKGHSQREKQTPHLLVMTATPIPRTVAMTVFGDLETSVLDQLPAGRSPIATHVVPAKDKPHFLSRAWERVREEVSAGHQAYVVCPRIGDDEEAAGEAPKGAKKASGGSKGATAKASSPEDEAEKRPPLAVLDIAEQLSKGPLADLRVAVLHGRMAPDDKDDVMRAFAAGELDVLVATTVIEVGVNVPNATAMVIMDADRFGVSQLHQLRGRVGRGSAPGLCLLVSEMPEASPARARLAAVANTLDGFELSRIDLEQRREGDVLGQAQSGVRSSLRMLAVIDDEEVIEAAREEATALVTADPELTGYPELRTALSALLDEEREQYLDKG, from the coding sequence GTGGCAGCGCTCGACGAACCTCTGAAGAAAATCCTCGGTGGCACCACCGCGAAGGTGCTGGCCGAGCATCTCGACCTGCATACGGTCGGCGACCTGTTGCACCACTACCCCCGGCGCTACGCCGAGCGCGGCGAGCTGACCCGGCTCGCCGATCTCCCGTTGGACGAACACGTCACGGTCGTGGCGCAGGTCGCCGACGCGCGGGTGCTGAAGTTCAACGCCGGCCGGGGACAGCGGCTGGAAGTGACGCTGACGGACGGCAGCGGCCGGCTCCAGCTGGTCTTCTTCGGCAAGGGCATCCACAAGCCGCACAAGGAGCTGCTGCCGGGCCGCCGCGCGATGTTCGCCGGCAAGGTGTCCGTCTTCAACCGCAAACTCCAGCTCGCGCACCCCGAATACGAGCTCCTCGACCGGGACGCCGACAGCGGGGCCGTGGACGCCTTCGCCCAGCAGCTGATGCCGATCTACCCGGCCTGCCAGCAGATGGCGTCGTGGAAGATCGCCAAGGCGGTCGACGCGGTGCTGCCCAGCGCGCAGGACGCCGTCGACCCGCTGCCGCAGGCGCTGCGCGAGGGGCGGTCGCTGGTCCCGCTCACCGAGGCGCTGCTCAAGATCCACCGGCCCGGCAGCAAGGCCGACATCGCCGACGCGCGGGCCCGGCTGAAGTGGGACGAGGCGTTCGTGATGCAGGTCGCGCTCGCCCGGCGCCGCCTCGCCGAGACCCAACTCCCCGCCGTGGCAAGGAGACCGGTCGACGACGGCATCCTCGACGCGTTCGACGCCAAGCTGCCCTTCACGCTCACCGAGGGGCAGCAGAAGGTCAGCCGGGAGATCTTCGACGACCTGGCGACCGAACACCCCATGCACCGCCTCCTCCAGGGCGAGGTCGGTTCCGGCAAGGCGCAGCCGCTGGACGCCCTGGTGCTCACGCCGCGCGGCTTCCGGCCCATGGGGGAGATGACCGTCGGCACGGAAGTGGTGGTGCCCAGCGGCGAGCTCGCCCTGGTGGACGGCGTCTTCCCGCAGGGCGAGCGCGACGTGTGGCGGCTGGTCCTCTCGGACGGCAGCACCGTCGAGTGCGACGACGAGCACCTGTGGATCGTCGGCACCCACGACACCGCGAACGGGCTGACGGAGCGGGTGCTGACGACGCGCGCGCTGCGGGCGGATCTGGTGCGGCCCGACGGCCGCCCCAAGTGGTCCATCGCCCCGGCCACGCCGGTGGACCTGGAGGACGGCGGGGAGCGTCCGCGCGACCCGTACGAGCTGGGGAAGGCGCTGGGCGGCGGCAGCGGCCCCGGCGACCGCGTACCGGACGCCTACCGCAACGCGCCGCTGAAGGACCGGCTGGCCGTGGTGCAGGGCCTGATGGACACGGGAGGCGCGGCCGCCGGGGGCCGGGCGGTGTTCCGCGCGGCGGCCGGGCCGCTGGCCGCCGACCTCGGGTGGCTGGTGCGCTCGCTGGGCGGCCGCGCGCAGTTGAGCGCCGTGGGGGAGGGCGCCTGCGACGTGTACGTGGCGCTGCCGGGCGGGTATCCGCCCTTCCGCGCGGGGAGCGGAGCGGACGCCGCGCCCGGCGACGGCGGCGAGGACTTCCGGCGTGCCGTCCGGGCCGTCGAGCACGTCGGCCGCAAGCCCGTCCAGTGCATCAGCGTGGCGCACCCCGACCACGCCTATGTGACCGACCACTTCACCGTCACGCACAACACCATGGTCGCGCTGCGCGCCATGCTCGGCGTGGTCGACAGCGGCGGCCAGGCCGCGATGCTGGCGCCCACCGAGGTGCTGGCCCAGCAGCACCACCGCTCGATCACCGAGATGATGGGGGAGCTGGCCGAGGGCGGCATGCTGGGTGGGGCGGAGAAGGGCACCAAGGTGGTGCTGCTGACCGGCTCGATGGGGGCCGCGGCCCGCCGGCAGGCGCTGCTCGACCTGGTGACCGGCGAGTCCGGGATCGTCGTCGGCACCCACGCCCTGATCGAGGACAAGGTGCAGTTCCACGACCTGGGGCTGGTGGTCGTCGACGAGCAGCACCGCTTCGGCGTCGAGCAGCGGGACGCGCTGCGCGGCAAGGGGCACTCCCAGCGGGAGAAGCAGACGCCGCACCTCCTGGTGATGACCGCGACGCCCATTCCGCGCACGGTCGCCATGACCGTCTTCGGCGATCTGGAGACCTCCGTCCTGGACCAACTCCCCGCCGGACGCTCGCCGATCGCCACCCACGTGGTGCCCGCCAAGGACAAGCCGCACTTCCTGTCGCGGGCCTGGGAGCGGGTCCGTGAAGAGGTGTCCGCCGGCCATCAGGCGTACGTGGTGTGTCCGCGGATCGGCGACGACGAGGAGGCGGCCGGGGAGGCCCCGAAGGGGGCCAAGAAGGCGTCGGGCGGCTCCAAGGGGGCGACGGCGAAGGCGAGTTCACCGGAGGACGAGGCGGAGAAGCGCCCGCCGCTGGCCGTCCTCGACATCGCCGAGCAGCTCTCGAAGGGCCCGCTGGCGGACCTCCGGGTGGCGGTGCTGCACGGCAGGATGGCGCCGGACGACAAGGACGACGTGATGCGCGCCTTCGCGGCCGGCGAGCTGGACGTGCTGGTCGCGACGACGGTGATCGAGGTCGGCGTGAACGTCCCGAACGCCACCGCCATGGTGATCATGGACGCGGACCGCTTCGGCGTCTCCCAGCTCCACCAGCTGCGCGGCCGGGTCGGCCGCGGCTCGGCCCCCGGCCTGTGCCTGCTGGTCAGCGAGATGCCCGAGGCCAGCCCGGCCCGCGCCCGGCTCGCCGCCGTGGCCAACACCCTCGACGGCTTCGAGCTCTCCCGCATCGACCTGGAACAGCGGCGCGAGGGCGACGTCCTGGGGCAGGCGCAGTCCGGCGTCCGCTCCTCGCTGCGGATGCTCGCGGTCATCGACGACGAGGAGGTCATCGAGGCCGCCCGTGAGGAGGCCACGGCGCTGGTCACCGCCGACCCCGAGCTGACCGGCTATCCGGAGCTGCGGACCGCGCTGTCCGCCCTGCTGGACGAGGAGCGGGAGCAGTATCTGGACAAGGGCTGA
- a CDS encoding DAK2 domain-containing protein, which translates to MPNPLDAAAVRAWCGLALEALGRERERIDAINVYPVADGDTGTNLYLTLESAARAVEAAFDGHASAGTAPGLADAIGAMAHGALIGARGNSGTIVAQLLRGMTEVLAADAATADAGRSAEALRRALRRAAASTYEAVAHPVEGTVLTVATAAADAAERAAGRTGGAAEVARAAHEGARSALRATPGQLAVLGRAGVVDAGGCGLVALLGALADALSGETSVTPVAVRADAPLPEAAGCEAATRAAADGCHHADGPAFEVIYLLEAGDDAVARLRTRLDGLGDSLVVVGGDGLWNVHVHVDDAGAAVEAGIEAGRPYRIRITHFGGATRLKEPAMAARAVVAVVPGAGLAGLCAEAGATPVAVRPGEPPASGELVQAIRQAHAREVMLLPNDPELRHTAAAAAEQARTEGVRVALIPTRSAVQGIAALAVHEPGRSFDEDVVAMTSAAGATRYAELAVAERQSWTMAGVCQAGDVLGLIDGDVAVIGSDLTVTATTVLDRMLSAGGEMVTLVLGAQAPPSLAERLERHVRERHLAVDTVVYDGGQHGAPLLIGVE; encoded by the coding sequence GTGCCGAACCCGCTCGACGCCGCCGCCGTCCGCGCCTGGTGCGGACTGGCCCTGGAGGCGCTCGGCCGGGAACGCGAGCGGATCGACGCGATCAACGTCTATCCCGTGGCCGACGGGGACACCGGCACCAATCTCTACCTGACCCTCGAATCGGCCGCCCGCGCGGTCGAGGCCGCCTTCGACGGGCATGCCTCGGCCGGCACCGCGCCCGGCCTCGCCGACGCCATCGGCGCCATGGCGCACGGCGCCCTCATAGGGGCGCGCGGCAACTCCGGAACGATCGTCGCGCAGCTGCTGCGCGGGATGACCGAGGTGCTGGCGGCCGACGCGGCCACCGCCGACGCCGGCCGTTCCGCCGAGGCGCTGCGGCGGGCGCTGCGCCGGGCCGCCGCCTCGACGTACGAGGCGGTGGCGCACCCCGTGGAGGGCACCGTCCTGACGGTGGCTACCGCCGCCGCGGACGCCGCCGAGCGGGCCGCCGGCCGGACCGGAGGCGCCGCCGAGGTGGCCCGCGCCGCTCACGAGGGCGCCCGCAGCGCCCTGCGGGCGACCCCCGGCCAGCTCGCGGTCCTCGGCCGGGCCGGCGTCGTGGACGCCGGCGGCTGCGGGCTCGTCGCGCTGCTGGGCGCGCTCGCCGACGCGCTCTCCGGGGAGACCTCGGTGACCCCGGTCGCCGTACGGGCCGATGCCCCGCTCCCCGAGGCGGCCGGCTGCGAGGCCGCCACCCGGGCGGCTGCGGACGGCTGCCACCACGCCGACGGGCCCGCCTTCGAAGTGATCTACCTGCTGGAAGCCGGCGACGACGCCGTGGCGCGGCTGCGCACCCGGCTCGACGGGCTCGGCGACTCCCTGGTGGTGGTCGGCGGGGACGGCCTGTGGAACGTCCACGTCCACGTCGACGACGCGGGTGCCGCCGTGGAGGCCGGCATCGAGGCGGGCCGCCCCTACCGGATCCGCATCACCCACTTCGGCGGCGCCACCCGCCTCAAGGAACCGGCGATGGCGGCGCGGGCGGTGGTCGCGGTGGTGCCGGGCGCCGGGCTCGCCGGGCTGTGCGCCGAGGCCGGCGCGACCCCCGTCGCCGTACGGCCGGGGGAGCCGCCCGCCAGCGGCGAACTGGTGCAGGCGATCCGGCAGGCGCACGCCCGCGAGGTGATGCTGCTGCCCAACGATCCCGAGCTGCGGCACACCGCGGCGGCCGCTGCCGAGCAGGCCCGTACCGAGGGCGTGCGGGTCGCCCTGATCCCCACCCGCTCCGCGGTCCAGGGCATTGCGGCGCTGGCCGTGCACGAGCCGGGCCGCAGCTTCGACGAGGACGTGGTCGCGATGACCTCGGCCGCCGGCGCGACCCGCTACGCCGAGCTGGCCGTCGCCGAACGGCAGTCGTGGACGATGGCCGGGGTCTGCCAGGCCGGGGACGTCCTCGGCCTGATCGACGGCGATGTCGCGGTGATCGGCTCCGACCTGACCGTCACCGCGACGACCGTGCTGGACCGGATGCTGTCCGCCGGCGGGGAGATGGTGACCCTGGTCCTGGGCGCCCAGGCGCCCCCCTCGCTCGCCGAGCGGCTGGAGCGGCACGTCCGCGAGCGGCACCTCGCCGTCGACACGGTCGTCTACGACGGCGGGCAGCACGGCGCGCCCCTGCTCATCGGCGTGGAGTGA
- a CDS encoding thiamine-phosphate kinase produces MKGTVGELGEFGLIRELTSRLTSTPAVRIGPGDDAAVVTAPDRRVVASTDVLLEGRHFRRDWSTAYDVGRKAAAQNLADIAAMGAVPTAILLGLVVPAELPATWPTELMDGLRDECQVAGAAVVGGDVVRGDIITVAITALGDLRNQEPVTRAGAQPGDVVAVTGWLGWSAAGHAVLSRGFRSPRAFVEAHRRPEPPYHAGPAAAGLGATAMTDVSDGLVADLGHIAEASKVRIDLRSAAIDIPSQMSDIGTAVGVDPMQWVLNGGEDHAIVATFPPDVKLPARWKVIGEVLNPSALPQVTVDGAPWAKAGWDHFGDNE; encoded by the coding sequence ATGAAGGGCACCGTGGGGGAGCTGGGGGAGTTCGGTCTGATCAGGGAGCTCACCTCCCGGCTCACCTCCACCCCGGCCGTACGGATCGGGCCGGGGGACGACGCCGCGGTGGTGACCGCGCCGGACCGGAGGGTGGTCGCCAGCACCGACGTCCTCCTGGAGGGCCGGCACTTCCGGCGGGACTGGTCCACCGCCTACGACGTCGGCCGCAAGGCCGCCGCGCAGAACCTCGCCGACATCGCGGCGATGGGCGCGGTGCCCACCGCGATCCTGCTCGGCCTGGTCGTGCCCGCGGAACTCCCCGCGACCTGGCCGACCGAGCTGATGGACGGGCTGCGCGACGAGTGCCAGGTCGCCGGCGCCGCGGTCGTCGGCGGTGACGTCGTACGCGGCGACATCATCACCGTCGCCATCACCGCGCTCGGCGATCTGCGCAACCAGGAACCGGTCACCCGGGCCGGCGCCCAGCCCGGCGACGTGGTCGCGGTCACCGGCTGGCTGGGCTGGTCCGCGGCCGGGCACGCGGTGCTCTCCCGCGGCTTCCGCTCGCCGCGCGCCTTCGTGGAGGCGCACCGCCGCCCCGAGCCGCCGTACCACGCGGGCCCGGCCGCCGCCGGACTCGGCGCCACCGCGATGACCGACGTCAGCGACGGACTCGTCGCCGACCTCGGGCACATCGCCGAGGCGAGCAAGGTGCGGATCGATCTGCGGTCCGCCGCGATCGACATCCCCTCGCAGATGTCCGACATCGGTACCGCGGTCGGCGTGGACCCCATGCAGTGGGTGCTCAACGGCGGTGAGGACCACGCCATCGTGGCCACCTTCCCGCCGGACGTGAAGCTGCCCGCCCGGTGGAAGGTCATCGGCGAGGTCCTCAACCCGTCCGCGCTGCCGCAGGTGACGGTGGACGGCGCCCCCTGGGCGAAGGCCGGCTGGGACCACTTCGGGGACAACGAGTAG
- the coaD gene encoding pantetheine-phosphate adenylyltransferase: MRRAVCPGSFDPITNGHLDIIARASKLYDVVHVAVMINQSKKGLFTVEERIDLIRRATAEYGNVEVESFHGLLVDFCKQRDIPAIVKGLRAVSDFDYELQMAQMNNGLSGVETLFVPTNPTYSFLSSSLVKEVAAWGGDVSHLVPPFVLDALSERLRAKG; this comes from the coding sequence TTGCGCCGTGCCGTCTGTCCGGGGTCCTTCGACCCCATCACCAACGGGCACCTGGACATCATCGCCCGTGCCTCCAAGCTGTACGACGTCGTCCATGTCGCCGTGATGATCAACCAGTCCAAGAAGGGGCTGTTCACGGTCGAGGAGCGGATCGACCTGATCCGCCGGGCCACCGCCGAGTACGGCAACGTCGAGGTCGAGTCCTTCCACGGCCTGCTGGTCGACTTCTGCAAGCAGCGCGACATCCCCGCGATCGTCAAGGGGCTGCGGGCCGTCAGCGACTTCGACTACGAGCTGCAGATGGCCCAGATGAACAACGGCCTCTCCGGCGTGGAGACCCTCTTCGTCCCCACCAACCCCACCTACAGCTTCCTGTCCTCCAGCCTCGTCAAGGAGGTCGCCGCCTGGGGCGGTGACGTCTCCCATCTCGTCCCGCCGTTCGTCCTCGACGCGCTCAGCGAGCGGCTGCGCGCGAAGGGCTGA
- the rpmB gene encoding 50S ribosomal protein L28, translated as MAANCDVCGKGPGFGKSVSHSHRRTNRRWNPNIQTVRAVIGRTPKKLNACTSCIKAGKVSR; from the coding sequence GTGGCTGCCAACTGCGACGTCTGCGGCAAGGGGCCGGGCTTCGGCAAGAGTGTCTCGCACTCGCATCGCCGTACCAACCGTCGTTGGAACCCCAACATCCAGACGGTGCGTGCAGTGATCGGGCGCACGCCGAAGAAGCTGAACGCCTGCACCTCGTGCATCAAGGCCGGCAAGGTCTCGCGCTGA
- the rsmD gene encoding 16S rRNA (guanine(966)-N(2))-methyltransferase RsmD: MTRVIAGTAGGRRLAVPPGNGTRPTSDRAREGMFSTWESLDGPLAGARVLDLYGGSGAVGLEALSRGAAHVLLVEADARAVRTIRDNVRAVGLPGVEVRAGKAEQTAAAPAPGEPYDLVFLDPPYAVTDQELCEILLTLRGQGWLAEQALVTVERSTRGGAFPWPAGFEPIKARRYGEGTLWYGRAASTSAESTSTSVS, encoded by the coding sequence ATGACCCGCGTGATCGCCGGTACGGCCGGCGGCCGCCGCCTGGCCGTACCACCGGGCAACGGCACCCGCCCGACCTCCGACCGGGCGCGCGAGGGCATGTTCTCCACCTGGGAGTCGCTCGACGGACCGCTGGCCGGCGCCCGGGTGCTCGATCTCTACGGCGGTTCCGGCGCGGTCGGCCTGGAGGCCCTCTCGCGCGGCGCCGCGCACGTCCTGCTCGTCGAGGCCGACGCCCGCGCGGTGCGCACCATCCGGGACAACGTCCGAGCGGTGGGCCTCCCGGGCGTCGAGGTCCGGGCCGGCAAGGCCGAGCAGACCGCCGCCGCACCGGCGCCGGGCGAGCCGTACGACCTCGTCTTCCTGGACCCGCCGTACGCGGTGACCGATCAGGAGCTCTGCGAGATCCTGCTCACACTCCGTGGTCAGGGGTGGCTAGCCGAGCAGGCACTCGTCACCGTGGAACGGAGCACCAGAGGCGGCGCGTTCCCGTGGCCGGCCGGTTTCGAACCGATCAAGGCCCGTCGCTACGGCGAGGGCACGCTTTGGTACGGTCGCGCCGCTTCGACGTCCGCCGAATCGACGTCAACAAGCGTGTCATGA
- the thiD gene encoding bifunctional hydroxymethylpyrimidine kinase/phosphomethylpyrimidine kinase, whose amino-acid sequence MHIPPRVLTVAGSDSGGGAGIQADLKTMLALGTHGMSVLTAVTAQNSLGVQGAWELPAEAVRAQFRSVVDDIGVEAVKTGMLSSAELVETVAELLVGVPAPVVVDPVGVSKHGDPLLAASALDAVRGKLLPTATVATPNLDEVAQLTGVQVRDEAGMRRAADAVLEFGPRWALIKGGHLTAGAGAVDLLTDGTEEHWLRAPRYDNRHTHGTGCTLASALAAQLAKGDTVVRAAAAAKEYVTGALAAGFRLGAGIGPVDHGWRLRGAR is encoded by the coding sequence ATGCACATACCTCCTCGCGTCCTGACCGTCGCCGGGTCCGACTCCGGCGGCGGCGCGGGCATCCAGGCCGACCTCAAGACGATGCTGGCGCTCGGCACCCACGGCATGAGCGTGCTGACCGCCGTCACCGCCCAGAACTCGCTGGGCGTGCAGGGCGCCTGGGAACTGCCGGCCGAGGCGGTACGGGCCCAGTTCCGCAGCGTCGTCGACGACATCGGCGTCGAGGCGGTCAAGACCGGGATGCTGTCCTCGGCGGAGCTCGTCGAGACCGTCGCCGAACTCCTCGTCGGGGTGCCGGCCCCGGTCGTCGTGGACCCCGTGGGGGTCTCCAAACACGGTGATCCGCTGCTCGCCGCGAGCGCCCTGGACGCGGTGCGCGGCAAGCTGCTGCCGACCGCCACCGTCGCCACCCCCAACCTCGACGAGGTCGCCCAGCTCACCGGCGTACAGGTCCGCGACGAGGCCGGTATGCGCCGGGCGGCCGACGCCGTCCTGGAGTTCGGGCCGCGCTGGGCGCTGATCAAGGGCGGCCATCTGACGGCCGGGGCCGGCGCCGTCGACCTGCTCACCGACGGCACCGAGGAGCACTGGCTGCGCGCCCCCCGCTACGACAACCGGCACACCCACGGCACCGGCTGCACGCTCGCCAGCGCGCTCGCCGCCCAGCTCGCCAAGGGCGACACCGTGGTGCGGGCCGCCGCGGCGGCCAAGGAGTACGTCACCGGCGCCCTCGCGGCCGGCTTCCGGCTGGGTGCGGGCATCGGCCCCGTGGACCACGGCTGGCGGCTGCGCGGCGCGCGCTGA